The segment ACTGAGCTTAAATGGGGCTTTTTAATTTCAAGCAAAAATTCCTTTTCACTAGAAGAAGAATTAGTTAGAGGCACATTTATCCAGTAGCTTGCATTACTGATGCTACCAGAAGCGTCTGTTTCACTAAATGGCTTAAACTCATTTTGCTTATCTAAAATACTTTTTGGATTTATTTTATCGTAATAATCAATATAGATGGATGTCTTATTTGTAATGTTGAGCTCGTCCAAGCTGTTCCCTATGCTGATTGGTTGTGCAGCTAATGCCTTTTGGGCAGGTGTCAACAATACAGCTACTAATAAAAAGAGAACCAAAAGACGATTCTGAGAGAATATTTTCATAAAATAACTCCTCTAAAGCAAATTAATAGTATAATTATACCATGATTTTATGGTCTCTCTACCAATGGAGGAAAAAAATGAATAGTATTTTATATAGTGATTTGGAAAAAAAGTTAAAAACTGGCGACATTGTTTTATTTAGCGGCCACTACCAAATAAGTAAACTTGTAGAAAAGCTGGAGCATAGTAAATGGTCTCATGTAGGAATGGTTGTTAGACCTGATCCAAATGGAGAAGTATATTTCTTTGAATCTACTGCTTTAATAAATCTAGAAGATGTGATGGAGCATGATAACAAAACCGGTCCAAAGCTTGTTAAACTGATAGATCGTCTTAAAACATACGGAGCAGATCTTGTTCCATATATTCCACCAGTTTATGCGGTTCGCCGATTCCTTAAAGACACTATTAACGAGGAAGAGCTATTTGATTATATTAAAAAGGTGCATGGCATACCGAATCCAGGTCAATGGAAAATGATTGAAGAAGTTATTGAAGGAAGGATCTTTTCTATTCCGTCAAAAAGCAATGATTACACATGCAGCAAGCTGATTGGCGAAACATTAGAAACGCTTGGATTCTATCACCCGAAAAAGCCTCTTAACGGGTTAATGCCGATGGATTTTTCTACTGACAGTTATATTAAACAGCTAACCTCATTATGGGATAAGGAAATTATTATTAATCTTGTCCAACAAGAAGTTATAAGCTGATAAAAAAAGCTGGCGGATGATACCGCCAGCTTTAAAAATGAATTTTTTCTCCTTTTTTGGAGCTCTCGACAGCTCCAAAAACCATCATCATGCTTTTTAAATTATCCCTGCAGTCCGTTTCTGCGTTTCTATTTGCTTCTATTGATGCAAACATTTCATCAAGGCAGCCCCAATGACCTTCTTGACCGTTCCAGCTTCCTTCAAAAACTTGTTTTTTGACTGGATAAATAAAACTATTCTCATCAGAAGAATCTTTTCTTTCTGCATATGGGGTATTTATACCATCCCATGCACCGCTACCTAAGCTTCCAGTTGCACGCCAGTCTGATTCCCATGAGGTGTTGAGACCTTCTGCACACCAAGAACCGTTATACGTAAATACAGAGCCGTCATCCATTTCAAAAATACAAATGGCTGATGCATTGCCTTTATACCAGGAGCCTGGTGGATTGTATTCATGGCAATAGACGGACACTGGATTTGCTTGAAGAAGAAATCGTGCTTGGTCAAATGTATGTATGGCCATATCGACAATTAATGGGTTATCCATCATGTCCCGAAAACCGCCAAAATGAGGACCAAGGAAAAAGCTAGCATGAAGGGAGCCAATCTTTCCGATTACTCCGGATTGAAGCAGCTCCTGATAGGCTCGTATTTGTTTGTTAAACCGTCTATTCTGCATGACCGTGTATCTTTTACCTGATAGTTCGGACGCTAGAACCAAATCTTTCGCTGCATCGAGCGTTTCTGCCATCGGTTTTTCACCAAATACATGACAGTTAAGCTTTAATGCAGCAGATACAATCATTGGATGTGCTGCAGGAATGGTGATATCAAACACTAGATTCGCACCAGTATTTTTTATAGCCTCTGTTAAATCTGAAAACACAGGCACATTCAGCGTGAACTTTTCAGCTAATGCTGCAGCAGTTTCTGTTTGTAAATCAACGAGCCCTACAATTTCAGCATTTTTTCGCTGTAAGGCATATTCAATCCAAGTATGAGACATTCCTCCACAGCCAGCAACGACAATTTTATGGTTAACCAAGCGCAACACCTGCACTTTCATAAGGTTATTAAAGCGTTTACATATATTGAGTATAACGAATTCCTGCCCTTCTGGGAACAGGAATATTGGAGTAAAAACACAAAAAATTATCCATAGAAAATAGCATAAGGGCAATACTATAGAAAGAAAAAGGCAAGGAGGCTGACTATGCCAAAGAAAACAGAAGCTGAACCAGATGTGACAGCAGAAAAAGAATCGAATGTTGTTCCGCTTAATAAAGAAAGCAGTAAGGATCAAATAGCTGAGTTGAATCGAATGCTGGCAGCTGTTATGAATTATATTTCGGACGATGAAGTGGAAGAAATAGATGTTACATATTTACTTCAAAACACAGAAGGTCTCAAAGAATGGTGGGATGAATATAAGGAAAGCAACAGGAAGGATGTAGAAGAAGAAATAAAAAAATCATTGAATAAGCTTTCCTTAAAGGAGCTTGAACAAATCCGTGAACAAATAAAGGAGAAACAAGAGTAAGGCTGTCTTTTTAGGGCAGCTTCCATCTTTGTAAAGAAATTGGAAAATGTATTGTAGCCATTTCACTTGATTGTTAAAATAGGAAAATAAGATATTTATGTTAAAAACCAACTAACAAATAAAGAACAGACTCTGCTCACAGGAGTCTTTTTTTGCTTTGTAACATAATAAAAAAACAGGGAGAGTTGCTGATGAAAGTAAATACAGAGGGAATGCAATTCCAAAACAAAAACGAAACGTTTTACATAAGAACAGCTAAAGAAAAAGATGCTCAAAGCCTATCAGCCCTAAGGCTGCAAATTGATGGAGAAACCGAAAATCTGGACAGGGTAAAAGGCGAAGGCTACTTAGACGAGCAAGCATTCATAAAGGTGATTGCGCGTGATTCCAATGCTAAAAACAACCTATTTTTAGTAGTAGAATCAAAAGGAAAGCTTGTTGGCTTTTCAAGATGCGAAGGCAGCGATTTTAAGCGCATATCTCATAAAGCTGAATTTGGTGTTTGTGTTTTGAAGGAATATTGGGGATACGGAATCGGCAGTATGCTCCTTAAAAACTCCATCGATTGGGCGGAACGCATAGGCTTAAAGAAGCTTTCCTTACATGTTCTTGAGTTAAATCAAAATGCGATTCGTTTGTATAAAAAACATGGCTTTGAAGTAGAGGGTATATTAAAAAACGATAAACTGCTAGCGGATGGCTGTTATTACAATACGATTGTCATGGCAAGACATACTTAAATTCAATATGGAAAGGCTGAGAGCGGATTGAATGAAGTATTTGGTGAAAAAGTAACGAATAGCCATTATTGCTACCGAAAAGGCGTATATGCAGTAACTTTGTTAGAAGGTAAGGTGATGACAGTGTTAAACTCTCATGGTCATTATTTTTTGCCTGGAGGAGGAGTGGAAGTGGGTGAATCTAATCTAGATTGTCTAGCAAGAGAAGTGCTTGAAGAAACCGGATATACACTAGAAAAAGCAAAATACATAGGTAATGCAAGCAACTACTTTACATCCCTTAAAAATAACCCAATTTATAATGATGGCTATTTTTACTTAACATCGATTGGGGAATGTGTGCAAAATCCGATGGAAACCGAATATAGTATGGAATGGGTGGATGTGAAAAAAAGTCTGTCCCTGTTGATTCATGCACACCATGTATGGGCAGTTAAAAAAGCGGCACTAAAAAATTTGTAGTAATATGAGCACCGGTTTGTCTATTGTTTTATAGTATCTAGTAGATAAACAAATCATCCCTCTTTCTTATAATGAAAAAAATGGTATAGAATTGTTTTTGCCACAAATACTAATGATACCGAAAAAATTTTCAGTGTTTTGAAGGAGCATGAAACAGATGAATAGTGATAAATTAACCTCTGTAGAATTTGGTGCATTATGGACAACCTATCATAAAAAAACAATGATACTACGAATTTTAGAGCATCTAATTCAACATGCAGAAGATCATAAAGCGAAAACATTAATGAGTGGCTTATATGAAAAGCTTGAAAAGAAAGTTAGGGAAATGGAAGGAATCATGGAGAAGGCAGGAGCAGCTAAACCATCCGGCTTTACAAAGGAGGACTTTCATGAGAATGCGCCTGCATTGTTTACAAATGGTTTTGATATTATGTTCTGCCGAATTTTAAAGGAAATAAGCATGGGGATGTATGTCCTTCATACGACCATTTCTTACCGAGCAGAAATTATTAACTTTTATCGAGAACTGACGGAAATTACTCATTTATATTACCACCATTTTACAGATTATTTACTTAAGAATGGTTTTTCTAAGCTGCCGACGACAATAAAGCTGCCGAACTCCATTGATTTCATCACAGATACTTCTTATATGAAAGGAACCAACCTTCTTGGCCAAAAAAGGCAATTAAATACGGTCGAATATGGACTCCTTTATCATTCTGTGGAAACAAATCTTTTCGGCATGCAGCTGATGAAGGCATTCGCACAATGCTCGAAGGATAAAGAGGCAAAGCAATATTTCACAAAGGGACAGCAGATTTCAGAGGAAATATTGCAAGGGACGGAGAAAATACTTTTAGAGAACAATATTCCCTCTCCAACAATGCCGGGAGGTGTGCTGACTTCCTCGGTTGATGCCCCTTTTTCAGAAAGGCTAATGCTATACTGTACATATCTGTTGGGAGGATTCAGCATTGGCGGACAAGGATTCAGCTCGGCTTTTACATTGCGAAATGATATTATTGCTAAATCCGCCATTTTTGCAAAAGATGCCTTTGAATATACATTAGAAGGAGCTAAGCTAATGATGGAAAAAGGCTGGATGGAGGAACCTCCAAAAATGGATATTTAACAACTGAAGGACAGCTTTGGTCCTTTTGTGACAAAATAGTAAAGGCTATCTTCCATAACGAGAAGATAGCCTTTTATTATGTACTTGTCAGTGAGACTCGAAAGAATTAATCTGTAACAATTGATGATTGCTCTTAGTCATGAGGACTCTTTTAAAACGCCCAGTCATACTATACCTCTATCACCATTTTTTGTACATCTATTGTCGGCAGGAGGATAACTGGATTTATGTATTGGTCTATAAGATTGGAATAGAATTTGTACCTGTTATGATCTTAATGGTATTTTAAACACAAATAATAAAAAGATAATGATTAATACAGACAGAAAATAAGATAGGAAGGGACGTTTATGATGCAAGCGAAGCATCACGTACATAGTACTGTAAAAAGGAATCTCCATCCATACCTCATAGCCGTTTATCAATTCAATCCGCTTAAAATACAAAAAGACCGATTCTACTAAAAATGAGCATATGATCCATTTAAGAATATATTTGCTTTGGATGACATTGTTTCCTTCAAAAGGGTAGTTCGCCAAGTAAAGCAGTGCTAAGGCAGGCAAATTTACGAAGCTGTGCAGTATGTCCACTAAAATGGGATAATGATGAAAAATATCAGGCGTATATCTCCATAATGGTTTACTATGACAAAGAAGATTATATAGTAAATCACAAATAATTATGTACATCACAGTAAGATGATAGGTATGGATTTTTTTCCAATCCTTCCTGAAATAACATACTAATATCAGAGTTATGGAAAGTAGAAGATGCATTTTTTTCCTCCTATCACCTTAAACAAGCAGGCATTAATCTTATGTACACGTATATATAGTTTGTTGTTATTTACAGTTATTATTCATAGCCATGGATAACCGCTTTTTTTCTGTTGGAAAAGGAAAATGGAACCTGCATGTTGAAATAAAAAAGAAGGAAAAAATGTTTTATAAGGTTGTGATAAAATGACGAGTCAAATGCTGCGTAAATCGCGGTCAGAAAAGGAACTAATGCGTATAAATGTGCCGATAAACGAACACTTACCATATGTAGAGGCTGAGAGAGATGTACTTATCCGTTCTAAGGTGGAGATTATTAACCGAATAATTCCTTTAGCGATAACTGCTGCTAAAGCACTCGAAGCACCTGATGAGTATTTGGAAGAAGCAGTTGAGGAATTTCAAGCTAACAATCTTTTTTCGTATGAAGAACGTCAATTTATGGAGTCTGCGACCACAAATGAACAGGACAAAATAAATTATTCATGGAAATTAGAAAGTATATGGGTCCTTTTATGGTCTGTAGGTCTTGTCCCAGAATTAAATTCCCCTGATAACACTTGTGATGTTGATCTGTTGTTTGATGTTGTTCTGAACAGCTCGAAGGATGACCTAATAAACAAAGCTGCTGTTAAACAAAAAAGCATTATTCTCGATGAATTAGACTTTATCTATCGTGCTCATTGGTCAGTCCGAAATGCCCAGCTGCACGGTACAGACATTCCAGCTGCATTAGATGAAGGTGTTGTATATGAAAGGCATTATGCCTTTAATTGGCTTGTTCACTATATGGATCAGGAATGGGAAGAAATAAGTACGGATACATAGTCATTTATCCAGTTGGCGGTATGTCAGCTGGATTTTTACGCTAATAATGGTCTAAAGCGAGTGAATAAAGCTGCTTATCCAGCAGTTTTTGGTATGTTAACAAATGATGAAAGAACCATCCTTCTGTTCATTCATAAAATAATACTAGCCATTAAGAAGAGAATAATTAAATACAGGAGGTTAACAATTGCTGAAAGGATATATGTATAATATTGCCTCCATATTGATGATGGGTATCGGGCCGCTAATTGCTAAGTTTGGTCTTCAAACAATATCTGCGAGCACTGCCGCTTTCATCAATGCATGCACAATAATTATCGCCTGTTATATTTGGGGACTCGTGCTAAAGCGCCCTGTTAGATTTTATGTGTCAAAGGATATGACCATTTTATCTTGCTGTAATGTAATGGGTGTATTACTTATGTATGTTAGTTTAAGTTTACTTTCTCCTGTTCAAATCGGTTTTTTAGGAAGATTTTATACAGTTTTTGCTGTTCTGTTATCGTTCTTTATGTTAAAAGAAAAAATTTCGAAAATCGAGTGGCTGCTTGTTCTGGTTGCAGTTAGTGGCACATTTATGTTTATTGCACCAAGGGACAGTGGCAGCCTATCCATAATCGGAATCATTTGTGCAATAATGTATACCTTCTTTTTTGCAT is part of the Niallia taxi genome and harbors:
- a CDS encoding DUF3231 family protein — encoded protein: MNSDKLTSVEFGALWTTYHKKTMILRILEHLIQHAEDHKAKTLMSGLYEKLEKKVREMEGIMEKAGAAKPSGFTKEDFHENAPALFTNGFDIMFCRILKEISMGMYVLHTTISYRAEIINFYRELTEITHLYYHHFTDYLLKNGFSKLPTTIKLPNSIDFITDTSYMKGTNLLGQKRQLNTVEYGLLYHSVETNLFGMQLMKAFAQCSKDKEAKQYFTKGQQISEEILQGTEKILLENNIPSPTMPGGVLTSSVDAPFSERLMLYCTYLLGGFSIGGQGFSSAFTLRNDIIAKSAIFAKDAFEYTLEGAKLMMEKGWMEEPPKMDI
- a CDS encoding Gfo/Idh/MocA family protein, whose translation is MVNHKIVVAGCGGMSHTWIEYALQRKNAEIVGLVDLQTETAAALAEKFTLNVPVFSDLTEAIKNTGANLVFDITIPAAHPMIVSAALKLNCHVFGEKPMAETLDAAKDLVLASELSGKRYTVMQNRRFNKQIRAYQELLQSGVIGKIGSLHASFFLGPHFGGFRDMMDNPLIVDMAIHTFDQARFLLQANPVSVYCHEYNPPGSWYKGNASAICIFEMDDGSVFTYNGSWCAEGLNTSWESDWRATGSLGSGAWDGINTPYAERKDSSDENSFIYPVKKQVFEGSWNGQEGHWGCLDEMFASIEANRNAETDCRDNLKSMMMVFGAVESSKKGEKIHF
- a CDS encoding GNAT family N-acetyltransferase, whose protein sequence is MKVNTEGMQFQNKNETFYIRTAKEKDAQSLSALRLQIDGETENLDRVKGEGYLDEQAFIKVIARDSNAKNNLFLVVESKGKLVGFSRCEGSDFKRISHKAEFGVCVLKEYWGYGIGSMLLKNSIDWAERIGLKKLSLHVLELNQNAIRLYKKHGFEVEGILKNDKLLADGCYYNTIVMARHT
- a CDS encoding C40 family peptidase, yielding MNSILYSDLEKKLKTGDIVLFSGHYQISKLVEKLEHSKWSHVGMVVRPDPNGEVYFFESTALINLEDVMEHDNKTGPKLVKLIDRLKTYGADLVPYIPPVYAVRRFLKDTINEEELFDYIKKVHGIPNPGQWKMIEEVIEGRIFSIPSKSNDYTCSKLIGETLETLGFYHPKKPLNGLMPMDFSTDSYIKQLTSLWDKEIIINLVQQEVIS
- a CDS encoding NUDIX domain-containing protein, which produces MNEVFGEKVTNSHYCYRKGVYAVTLLEGKVMTVLNSHGHYFLPGGGVEVGESNLDCLAREVLEETGYTLEKAKYIGNASNYFTSLKNNPIYNDGYFYLTSIGECVQNPMETEYSMEWVDVKKSLSLLIHAHHVWAVKKAALKNL
- a CDS encoding DMT family transporter codes for the protein MLKGYMYNIASILMMGIGPLIAKFGLQTISASTAAFINACTIIIACYIWGLVLKRPVRFYVSKDMTILSCCNVMGVLLMYVSLSLLSPVQIGFLGRFYTVFAVLLSFFMLKEKISKIEWLLVLVAVSGTFMFIAPRDSGSLSIIGIICAIMYTFFFALSNVLVKQRMEKGVHSNSILFTNSIWTGALLGIYMLIFPSSWHITSSGVAFSTIASLMTGFLGTLFLYEALKRIRFSIANIMRASSPVLLAVVSFPFFPVELTPLNIIGAGILLASIMLIGIVDFKGKRVDKGLQ
- a CDS encoding DUF4272 domain-containing protein encodes the protein MTSQMLRKSRSEKELMRINVPINEHLPYVEAERDVLIRSKVEIINRIIPLAITAAKALEAPDEYLEEAVEEFQANNLFSYEERQFMESATTNEQDKINYSWKLESIWVLLWSVGLVPELNSPDNTCDVDLLFDVVLNSSKDDLINKAAVKQKSIILDELDFIYRAHWSVRNAQLHGTDIPAALDEGVVYERHYAFNWLVHYMDQEWEEISTDT